In a single window of the Dromaius novaehollandiae isolate bDroNov1 chromosome 17, bDroNov1.hap1, whole genome shotgun sequence genome:
- the MAJIN gene encoding membrane-anchored junction protein, whose protein sequence is MSLKPFTYPLPETRFLHAGRLVYKFKIRYGNFNSADDLNNTESTVKELEEAIRVILGNLDDLHPFSTEHFTIFPYLSKWERISKMRFKHGDVHLLPYPYICTMYLELNSFQQNISFGKEVHKGSSKLVKERNERSKSTETEGTVKRRRVEDEAETPYPESNMDRTGAGCVHSMSKAEHGFEMNCSKEIQCEYCPASLTEGCNPRNSGGPVECNTEKNTETSQAEGEMQLPQQMDQVRNKGNTELKGRSFSEFWRSILISPLQHLFGGNN, encoded by the exons atgtcattaAAACCATTTACATATCCACTGCCTGAAACAAGGTTTCTTCACGCGGGCAGACTTGTGTATAAGTTTAAAATCCGGTATGGCAACTTCAACAG tgctgATGATCTCAATAATACTGAAAGTACTGTCAAGGAGTTAGAG GAAGCAATTCGAGTAATCCTTGGAAATCTTGATGATTTGCATCCGTTTTCTACGGAACACTTCACTATCTTTCCCT ATTTAAGTAAATGGGAGCGCATATCAAAAATGAGATTCAAACATGGGGATGTACATCTTCTGCCTTATCCCTACATTTGCACTATGTATCTAGAACTCAattcatttcagcaaaacataTCTTTTG GTAAAGAAGTACACAAGGGAAGTTCCAAGCTT gtcaaggaaagaaatgaaaggtcAAAAAGTACTGAAACAGAAGGAACAGTGAAGAGGAGAAGAGTGGAAGATGAAGCAGAGACTCCATACCCAGAGTCAAATATGGACAG AACGGGAGCTGGGTGTGTTCACAGCATGAGTAAAGCAGAACATGGATTTGAAATG aattgCTCCAAAGAAATTCAGTGTGAATATTGTCCGGCATCTCTTACTGAGGGCTGTAACCCTAGGAATTCAg GGGGACCTGTGGAatgtaacactgaaaaaaatacagaaaccagTCAGGCTGAAGGTGAAATGCAGCTACCACAGCAAATGGATCAAGTcagaaacaaaggaaatacagAGTTAAAAGGAAGAAGTTTCTCAGAGTTCTGGAGAAG CATACTCATTTCTCCATTGCAGCATCTTTTTGGTGGAAATAACTGA